In the genome of Streptomyces sp. NBC_00433, the window CCTCCCACACGGACGACCGGTCCGCACCGGGCCGCTTCCTTCTCAACAAGGCGACCTGCGCCCGTACCGGAAGCTGAGGAGACAGGGAACCGGCTGACGTCGGTACCACGGCAAGCTGCCGTGGTACCGACGGCCGTTCCCCGCCAGTGCCGCCGAGCGAAAGGGCTCACTGGTCGCCGCGTCGGCGAACGCACGCCTACGCTCTACCGCCGGCACCGGGTCCATCCCCGCGGGCGCGGAGAGGGGTCATCCTCGGCCTCGGCGCCGGGTCCGTCCCCCAGGCATGGATCAGCGCCGAGGCCGCCCTGGGCGGCGAGCCGCCGCACCACTGCCGCACCGGATAGAGCCTCGCCGGCCGCCTCGTGACACTCGGCGCACACGCGTTCGTCGAGCCCGGCCGCGACCCCCCTCTGGCGTTCCAGCGGTGAGTGCTGGTGGATCAGGGCGGCCTTCTCCGAGGACCGGTCGACGCGGACCATGGCGTCCTTCAGGGTGCCGCCCGATACGAGGACTGCCTTAACGTCGGGATGAACAGCAACATCCAGGACACGCTTCACCTGCAAATCCAGAGAAAAATCCGATCCCCGTCGCCTGCGACCGGCTCGCGGCACGCAGTGCTACAAGGTGCTACCGTGGAGGAATGGCAGCTCAGCCCGAGATCACCCAGCGCGACCTGCGCAGCCGGTCCAAAGAGATCATGGACGCCGTCCAGGGCGGGCAGTCCTTCACCGTCACCCGCGACGGGCACCAGATCGGGGAGCTGATCCCGCTGCGCAGGCGCCGGCGGTTCGTGCCGCGAAGCGAGTTCGCCGCCATGTCCCGCACCGCGTCGGACGTCTCACTGGAGGCGTTCAGGGCCGACCAGGACGCCACGGCCGAGCAGGAGACGGACGACCCCTATGCCCGCTGAGTACGCGCAGGGCCTGCTCGACACCAACATCGTCATCCTGCGCAAATGGCTCGACCCCGCCGAGCTCCCCGCCGAAGTGGCGATCACTGCCATCACTCTCGCCGAACTTTCCGCAGGACCCCACGAGGTGCGCAGGAACGAGGAGCAGAACGACTACGACGAGCACGCCGAGCGTGGCCGCCGCCTCGACATCCTGCAACGCGCCGAGAACGAGTTCGACCCCATCCCCTTCGACACCGAAGCCGCCCGCATATACGGCAGAGTCTGCGCAGCGGTGATCGGCGCCGGACGCAAACCCCGCCGCCGCGTCGCCGACCTCATGATCGCCGCCATCGCCATCGCCGAGGAACTCCCCCTCTTCACGACCAATCCCGACGACTACAAGGGCCTCGACGGCCTCCTCACCGTCGTCCCCGTCACCCGGCCCACCGTCCTCCACGACCGGTGAGGTTTGCCCGCCGCACCACACACAGCGGTACAGGGCGGTCGACCACAGCCACCAGCAGCAGCCGTGGAGCGGGCACGCCAGCACCGCGCACGCCACCGGCCGGCGCGGACACCGACAGGGCCCCTGTGGTTCCCATGCTCAGAGGGCGGGTTCGATTCCCGTCATCCGCTTCACAGAAAAGGCCCAGGTCAATGATCCGGGCCATTGTTCTTCCCGGACCTGTTCGGTTGTCGCGTGCCCACCGCGTACCCGGTTCACCGGGTGCGGACCGGTCGGCGACCGCTCGCTCGTCGTCGACGGCTGCAGCGGCGATGGGGCTTCGCCAAGGCGATCGTGGCGGCTCGGACCGACGTTTGTTCCGAGCCGCCGCAACGGCGTATGTCAGACGACGGTGTTGTAGTGCAGCTGTGTGAGGGCGAAGTTTCCCGCCTCGCGGGGCGCAAAGGGGGTCTTCGCGTTCCCGGTGCCGCGGTAGCGCCAAGGGCTGCCGTCCCGGTCGATGGCGAGAAGGTCCGGCTTGCCGTCGACGTTGCTGTCGCCGATGCCGATCAGCTGCGTGTAGGTGTTCCAGCCGCCGCCGAGCCGGACGCGGTTGACGAACCCGCCCTTGCCCGTCCCGAGGTACAGCCACAGCACACCGGCGGCGTCGCGGGCCACCAGGTCACCGGCGGGGGCGCCCCCGACGTTCCCGACCGCGGTGATCTGGTTGTAGATGTTCCAGCCGCCTCCGATTCTGGTCCGGGTGGCGTACGGCGTGTTCCGGTTGCCGGTTCCCTTGTAGAGCCACAGGACCCCGTCCCTGTCGCGGGCCACGAGATCGGCCTTGCCGTCGCCGGAGAAGTCGCCCGTGCCCGTCAGTTGGGTGTAAGCGTTCCAGCCCCCACCGATCCGGGTGCGGTTGATGAATCCGCCCGTGCCCGTCCCCAGGTACAGCCAGAGCACACCGGCGGCGTCGCGGGCCACCAGGTCGCCCGCCGGGGCGCCCGCGACGTTCCCGACCGCGACGATGCGGTTGTAGATGTTCCAGCCGCCGCAGACCTTCACCGGATCGGTGCTTTGCAACTGTGGGTTCCACGGATTGTGGTAAGTGTCCTCCCGCCACAGCACACCGGCACTGTCGCGGCCCAGCAGGTCCGGCGACCCGTTGTCCGTGTAGTCGTGGGGCGCCGGCCCGCGCGCGACCTTGAAGGTGCCGCTCGCCTTCAGGTCCGGCCCGAGACCGTTGAACGGCTTCGCGGTGATCTGCCAGGTGTAGTCGCCGTTGGGCGCTGAACCGGAGTCGGTCCACCCGGTCCAGTCCAATCGCACCCGTCCGTCGTAGCCCATCCCTACCGGCTCGGTGGTGTTGTCCGAGGGGGACAGGTACGACGTGTCGGAGACTCCCGTGGCGGCGTTGCGGAGCGTCAGGACCACCTCCGCGTTGGCGCGCGACAGCTGCCATCTCGCCTTCCACGGCGCGGTGTCGAGCGCGGCCACCGCCGGGACGGCGGAACTCACCAAGGTGATACCCAGCGGCTGGCCGGTTCCGGCGACGAGCTCCGCCACGGGCGCGCCGTCCGCTCCGGCGGACACCCGGTAGACGCCTTCGCCATGAGCGAGTGTGCCGCCCATGACCAGCAGCGCGCCGTCAGGAGCGGTCGCGAGCGAGGTCGCGTGGTCCAGGATTTTGCGGCTGGTGCCCCCAGCGATCGGGACCGCTCTGAAGGAGAAGTCGTCGCTGGGCAGTCCTCCCTCCACCGTGGTTTGCGGACCGAACAGTGCCCAGTCCCCGACCATGCCCACCAGGGGGCTGAGGTTGTGCTGGTGCGTGTCGATCTGCGTGACCGCTCCGGTTTCCCTGTTCTCCAGGTGCAACTGTCCGGTGGCCGGCGGCGTGGGGCTGGTCAGGGTGGCGAGGTATGCCGGAGACAGCGCAGGGCGGCCCCAGGCGGAAGGGGCAAGGTGTGACGGTGTCGCCACGGCGGAGGTGAGGTCCACCACCGCGTAGTGGAGCTCGGTCTCCGCGCCCGCGGGAGCCTTGTAGGACAGAACCACGGAGCCGGGGGCCGAGGACTCCACGCGCACGTCTCGCGCGTCGGCCGGGATGCCGGTGACCGTCCGGTCTGTCTGCGCACCGTCCACGATGCCCAGCAAGTGCATTTGGGTGCAGTCGTCGCCGCCCGGCGCCGGCGACCAGGGGCAGGCCAGCACCGTCGACCCGACGGCCCCCACGAAATCGCGGAATCTACCCACGGTGACGAAGGAAGTCGCTCCGGTCGACATGTCGCGCAGCTTGACCCCGTGGTCGACGTCCGAGCCGAGCTCACCCTGCTCGGTCGCCAGCACATCGGACACCGAGCCGTGGGACATGGACAACCGGGGGTGCCAGGGGTCAGCACCCAAGCTGGTCGTCGAACCGTCGGCGTACCGGGTCCACAGCAGGTCGAACTGGGGGGTCGACGAAAGGACGCCCGTCGCACCGGCCATGACGACCTCGGAATACGGAGGCAGCGCGGCAGCACCGGCGAGCGGGGCCCCGGTCGGCGACTGCGCCGCTCCGCTCCCGACCCCGGTCGCGGAGTCCGCGACCGCAGGCAGCGCGAGGGGGCCGGCAATGACGGCGACGACGACGGCCACCGTCCCGGCGAGGACCTTGCGAGACAGGTTGCGGTACAGCACATGTCCTCCTGATGGGGCCGACGTGCGTGCGGACACAACGACCGAGGAGGGCAAGGCGGAACGGGACGGCGCCAGGAGGGCGAATCCTCCGGCGGCCCCCCACGTTCGAATTCTCGCGGATCTTAACAGCACGCACCGTCGCCGGTGGCCGGCATTTCACCCGATCTGTGGCGCCCGCTCATGCCTCGGCAAGCCAGCCACGAGCCCAAGACAGCCACGGCCTTCTGACAATCCGGACGGCGGACCAGCCGTGATCGGTTCTGCTGCCTGGCACCGGACCGTCCCCACCGCCTCGGAGCGCTGCGGGACGAACTCGGTGGCGACTTCACCGGCGGCGGGGTCGACGACGGCCGCACGATGGTGGCGGGCACAGGCCGGGCCAGGCCCCGGCTCTCGCATACACATCCACGCGGGCGCCAACCCGTCACGAGCTTCTTCCACCGCTCGCCGATGAGTTCCGGTGGGCCGGACAGTCCAAGTCGGCACACCTACAAAGGGAGAAGCCGATGGGCAAGACGCGCTTGCAGACGAATGTCGCCCGGCGCATGTTCGAGCTCCTGGAGCCGATCTGCCTGGTCACCTTCTGCGCCGATGAGTCCAACGAGGAACTGGCCGCACTCGGTCACCGCACCTATTGGGACGGATACTTCGCCAGCCGCGCCGCACCACTGGGACGGGCGCCGGCCCGAGTCGTGCACGCGGCCTTCTACAACTTCGCCGACGGGGAAGCCGCACGGCACATCCCCAGCACCTGGGAGACGATCCCGCCCGAGGCGTCTGTCGCCGCGCGGGAGCGGGGCAGCGCGGCTTCCCTACGGCGCATCCTCGGCGAGGAGCTGGCCGGCTCCCCGGGCCTGGTGCGCGCCGCGGACCTGACCACCAAGGCCGCGACGAGCGCCCCCACCGAAGGCCGGGTGATGTACGCCGGCATGCGCGCCCTTGAGGTACCCAGCGACCCCGTCGCCCGGCTGTGGCATTCCGCGACCATGCTGCGCGAGCACCGTGGCGACGGACACACCGCCGCTCTCGTCGTCTCCCGCATCGGCGGCACGGAGGCCCACGTGCTCTCCGCCCTGGAACAGGGCATCCACCCCCCGGAGTCGTTCGGACGCATCCACCACCTGCCGAAGGAGCGCCTGGCCGCGGTCATGGACGGTATGCGCGCACGCGGACTCATCGACTTCGACGGCCACTTCACCGCCGCCGGCCGCGCGACCAAGCAGCGCATCGAAACCCTCACCGACGAACTCGCCGCCCCGCCCTACGACGCACTGTCCCCCGGGGAACTCGACGAACTGATCACCGAGCTCGCCCCCATCACCGCGACCCTGGTGGCAGCAGGCTCGCAGTGACGCGCAGACATCGCCTATCACGCGGGTCGCCCCGCACCCGCCCGATCCACCCCCGCGGGCGCGGGGAGTAGGTGTTGGAACCCTCAGCGACGACCGCCGCCTTGTCCTCGGCCCGCCGGCCGGTCACCGGACCCAGGGAGTGCGGGCCCGTCTGGCGCGAGGGCGGCCGCCGGCCCGTCATGTCGGCTCGTCGGTGCCGTCGAGGAGGTCACCGGCCCGCACGGTCCGCTGGTAGAGGACGTGGTGCCGGGCGCGGGTGCGGGTGATCAGGCCGGCGCGGTGCAGGATGCCCAGGTGGTACGAGACCGTGCCGACCGCGAGGAAGTGGCGTTCGCTCAGCTCGGCCGTGCTGCGAGGGGATCCCAGGTCTGCCAGCAGACGGGCGCGCGTGACGCCGAGCAGCTTCTGCGCGGGCGGCGTGGTCGGGGTCCAGAGCCGGTCCTCGGGTCCACGGCGGGCCGGATAGGCGAGCATGGGCTGCCGGCGGGCCGGACCCGGCACCGCGTCGAGGGTCATCTGCAGGTCCGTGATGAAGACCGAGGGCGTCAGGACCACGTGGGTGGTCCCCGGAACGCTGCCGCGGAACCGGGTCATCAGGCGGACGTGGTCGTCCTGCCAGACGATCCGGGAGTGCAGGCCGGTGAGCATCGCGGACATGCCGTGCCGGGCGAGGGCCTGGGACCGGTAGGCGATGTCCGACTCCATGCGGGCCCGCAGCACCGCCCAGTGGGGACGGATCGCCGCCTGCCAGACCCGCTGGAGTTCCGCCGCCAGCCGTTCGGGCAGCGCCCTCTCGCCGCGCTCCAGCAGCTCCTTGACGATTCGGGGAGACGGGCGGCCGTGCACATTGAGCTCGGTGTTGCCCCGGGCCATGCCCTCCAGCTCCCAGCGCAGCCGCGCCGGGTCGGTGCTGACGAGTGTGTGCAGTTCGTCCTGGAGACCGGGCTCGAACATCTCCGGCTGCGGCTTGATGAAGTCGGGCAGATAGTCCCACGAGTCGCCGAACAGCGCGGCCAGCAGCGTGAGCCGGTGGTCGCGGAGCGTCTGCCGTAACAGGGCCTTCCACGCGCCTGCCGGGCGCGCGTCAGGACGCAGCAGGAACAGCGCCTCCACGGTGGTGTGCAGCGGCGAGAGCGCGAACCGCGTGTTCGCCAACGCCGCAGCGCCCATGTCGATCCGCAGCATTCCGATCCCCCGCCCTGCCGACCGGCCCCGCACGGCGGCCACCCGTGGGGACATTCGAACGTCATCGAATCATTCGAGCACCTGTACGACATTCGGCTTTGCTGGATCTCGACCGAAAACCCGGCGCCACGGTCGGAACCCGGGCGGCCGGGACCCCTCCCGCCATCCGGGCCGCCATCCGGGCCGCCATCCGGGGGGGATCGCCTGCGAGCGCTTCCCCGTGCCGGGAAGGGGAGCGCGCTGTTCGCACCGACCGTCCGGCATCCACATCGATGCAGTCCACAAAAGGAGAAACGCCCATGCGTGTTCGCAGGAAGGTCGCAGCAGCGGCCCTGGCCGGGGGCATCCTGGCCGGCGGGGTGGCCCTGGCCGCGCCCGCCAGTGCCAT includes:
- a CDS encoding prevent-host-death protein, with protein sequence MAAQPEITQRDLRSRSKEIMDAVQGGQSFTVTRDGHQIGELIPLRRRRRFVPRSEFAAMSRTASDVSLEAFRADQDATAEQETDDPYAR
- a CDS encoding type II toxin-antitoxin system VapC family toxin, with product MPAEYAQGLLDTNIVILRKWLDPAELPAEVAITAITLAELSAGPHEVRRNEEQNDYDEHAERGRRLDILQRAENEFDPIPFDTEAARIYGRVCAAVIGAGRKPRRRVADLMIAAIAIAEELPLFTTNPDDYKGLDGLLTVVPVTRPTVLHDR
- a CDS encoding VCBS repeat-containing protein is translated as MLYRNLSRKVLAGTVAVVVAVIAGPLALPAVADSATGVGSGAAQSPTGAPLAGAAALPPYSEVVMAGATGVLSSTPQFDLLWTRYADGSTTSLGADPWHPRLSMSHGSVSDVLATEQGELGSDVDHGVKLRDMSTGATSFVTVGRFRDFVGAVGSTVLACPWSPAPGGDDCTQMHLLGIVDGAQTDRTVTGIPADARDVRVESSAPGSVVLSYKAPAGAETELHYAVVDLTSAVATPSHLAPSAWGRPALSPAYLATLTSPTPPATGQLHLENRETGAVTQIDTHQHNLSPLVGMVGDWALFGPQTTVEGGLPSDDFSFRAVPIAGGTSRKILDHATSLATAPDGALLVMGGTLAHGEGVYRVSAGADGAPVAELVAGTGQPLGITLVSSAVPAVAALDTAPWKARWQLSRANAEVVLTLRNAATGVSDTSYLSPSDNTTEPVGMGYDGRVRLDWTGWTDSGSAPNGDYTWQITAKPFNGLGPDLKASGTFKVARGPAPHDYTDNGSPDLLGRDSAGVLWREDTYHNPWNPQLQSTDPVKVCGGWNIYNRIVAVGNVAGAPAGDLVARDAAGVLWLYLGTGTGGFINRTRIGGGWNAYTQLTGTGDFSGDGKADLVARDRDGVLWLYKGTGNRNTPYATRTRIGGGWNIYNQITAVGNVGGAPAGDLVARDAAGVLWLYLGTGKGGFVNRVRLGGGWNTYTQLIGIGDSNVDGKPDLLAIDRDGSPWRYRGTGNAKTPFAPREAGNFALTQLHYNTVV
- a CDS encoding MarR family transcriptional regulator: MGKTRLQTNVARRMFELLEPICLVTFCADESNEELAALGHRTYWDGYFASRAAPLGRAPARVVHAAFYNFADGEAARHIPSTWETIPPEASVAARERGSAASLRRILGEELAGSPGLVRAADLTTKAATSAPTEGRVMYAGMRALEVPSDPVARLWHSATMLREHRGDGHTAALVVSRIGGTEAHVLSALEQGIHPPESFGRIHHLPKERLAAVMDGMRARGLIDFDGHFTAAGRATKQRIETLTDELAAPPYDALSPGELDELITELAPITATLVAAGSQ
- a CDS encoding winged helix-turn-helix domain-containing protein: MLRIDMGAAALANTRFALSPLHTTVEALFLLRPDARPAGAWKALLRQTLRDHRLTLLAALFGDSWDYLPDFIKPQPEMFEPGLQDELHTLVSTDPARLRWELEGMARGNTELNVHGRPSPRIVKELLERGERALPERLAAELQRVWQAAIRPHWAVLRARMESDIAYRSQALARHGMSAMLTGLHSRIVWQDDHVRLMTRFRGSVPGTTHVVLTPSVFITDLQMTLDAVPGPARRQPMLAYPARRGPEDRLWTPTTPPAQKLLGVTRARLLADLGSPRSTAELSERHFLAVGTVSYHLGILHRAGLITRTRARHHVLYQRTVRAGDLLDGTDEPT